Proteins encoded together in one Formosa sp. Hel3_A1_48 window:
- a CDS encoding DEAD/DEAH box helicase yields MEHFSEFNLTPELYRAIERLGYSKPTPIQQSSFSKICSGRDLVGIAQTGTGKTMAYTLPLLRNLSKPTQNLPRILIIVPTRELVLQVVESVNNLCTELSFKTIGVFGGTNINTQKREVEAGADIIVATPGRLYDLALSRALRLKGIQKLVIDEVDVMLDLGFRHQLINIFDVLPEQRQNIMFSATMTTDVDELITSFFKAPNKVSTAISGTPLKNIKQYRFDVANYNTKVNLLNFLLREKEHYNKVLVFVDQKRIADRLFNQIALNFANECTVLHSNKSQNYRTNAIEEFKTGCSRILITTDIMARGIDINDISHVISFNTPAFPENYMHRIGRTGRAEKKGESILFSTKTEQDQRMGIETYMDFKIECLVWPDDVDVSNELMPEEKNSKEHYNPHKNRNDDIPGPAFHEKKEKNKKVNLGGSYRKTIAKKYKKPKTRGDKNFNRRKRK; encoded by the coding sequence TTGGAACACTTTAGTGAATTTAATTTAACACCAGAGCTATACAGAGCTATTGAACGTTTGGGGTATTCGAAACCAACGCCGATTCAACAAAGCTCATTTTCTAAAATTTGTTCAGGAAGAGACTTAGTGGGTATTGCACAAACAGGGACTGGAAAAACAATGGCATACACCCTACCCTTACTTAGAAACCTAAGTAAACCAACACAAAATTTGCCACGAATACTTATTATAGTCCCCACAAGAGAATTGGTTCTTCAAGTAGTAGAAAGTGTAAACAACTTATGCACTGAACTTTCGTTTAAAACTATTGGAGTTTTTGGAGGAACAAACATTAACACACAAAAAAGAGAAGTTGAAGCAGGTGCAGATATAATTGTTGCTACACCTGGGCGTTTGTATGATTTGGCATTAAGCAGGGCTCTGCGCCTGAAGGGGATTCAGAAACTGGTCATAGATGAAGTCGATGTAATGCTCGATCTAGGATTTAGGCATCAATTAATAAACATCTTTGATGTGTTGCCTGAACAACGCCAAAACATCATGTTTTCTGCTACTATGACAACTGATGTAGATGAACTAATTACTTCATTTTTCAAAGCGCCCAACAAAGTCTCTACCGCAATTTCGGGTACTCCCTTGAAAAATATTAAGCAATATCGTTTTGATGTAGCAAACTACAATACTAAAGTGAATCTATTAAATTTTTTATTGAGGGAAAAAGAACATTATAATAAGGTTCTTGTTTTTGTAGATCAAAAACGTATTGCAGATCGCTTATTTAATCAAATAGCTCTTAACTTTGCCAATGAATGTACCGTTCTGCATTCTAACAAATCTCAAAATTATAGAACTAATGCCATCGAAGAATTCAAAACTGGCTGCAGTCGAATTTTAATTACTACAGATATAATGGCACGCGGAATTGATATCAACGATATATCGCATGTAATTAGCTTCAATACGCCTGCTTTTCCTGAAAATTATATGCACAGAATTGGGAGAACAGGAAGAGCAGAAAAAAAAGGGGAAAGCATCTTATTCTCTACAAAAACAGAACAAGATCAAAGAATGGGAATTGAGACCTACATGGACTTTAAAATTGAATGCTTGGTATGGCCCGATGATGTTGATGTTTCGAACGAACTAATGCCTGAGGAAAAAAACAGCAAGGAACACTACAACCCCCACAAAAATAGAAATGATGATATTCCAGGTCCAGCATTTCACGAAAAGAAAGAAAAAAATAAAAAAGTAAATTTAGGAGGATCGTATAGAAAAACTATTGCAAAAAAATACAAAAAACCTAAAACAAGAGGAGACAAAAATTTTAATCGGCGGAAAAGAAAGTAG
- a CDS encoding RNA polymerase sigma factor, which translates to MNLKKQHLKISDEALVRAIIEKEDTQLFETLYDRHYGSVYRHCLRFFKNKQDAEDLSQEIFFKVFLKLSAFSFKSKFSTWLYSFTRNYCINHTRQLKYRKLENRYVDPEELSAYYLNYNYDSSGVDQQQHLRLNYAVSLLSKQEQQLVLMKYCRQITIKELARIFELGESAVKMKLKRIKVKLMKSYNELNLERL; encoded by the coding sequence TTGAACTTAAAAAAACAACACCTGAAAATATCAGACGAAGCACTAGTACGTGCTATCATCGAAAAAGAAGACACACAGCTTTTTGAAACTTTATATGACCGTCATTATGGATCAGTATATAGGCATTGTTTGCGGTTTTTCAAAAACAAACAAGATGCTGAGGATTTATCTCAAGAAATCTTTTTCAAGGTTTTTCTCAAGCTTAGTGCTTTTTCATTCAAATCTAAGTTCTCAACTTGGCTTTATAGTTTTACACGAAATTATTGTATTAATCACACTAGACAGCTAAAGTATAGAAAACTTGAAAATCGTTATGTCGATCCAGAAGAATTAAGTGCTTATTATTTAAACTATAATTACGATTCAAGTGGAGTAGACCAACAACAGCACTTAAGGCTTAATTATGCTGTAAGTTTGCTTTCTAAGCAAGAACAACAACTTGTTTTGATGAAATATTGTAGGCAGATAACAATTAAAGAGCTTGCACGGATATTTGAATTAGGCGAAAGTGCGGTGAAAATGAAGTTGAAACGCATCAAAGTTAAGTTAATGAAAAGCTACAACGAACTAAACTTGGAAAGACTTTAA
- a CDS encoding Lrp/AsnC family transcriptional regulator yields the protein MKLDEIDLKILRLLQKDAKLTNKALSANLALSVTAVYERIKKLEKTGFIQGYVALVSKEKVDKSFVAFCHVKLVQHTQDNVKQFEREVIAIDEVLECYHLSGDYDYLLKVHVKDMESYRKFMIEKLTNLNHIGSTHSMFMINEVKHTTALNI from the coding sequence ATGAAACTCGACGAAATAGACTTGAAAATTTTACGCCTCTTACAAAAAGACGCTAAATTAACAAATAAAGCGCTTTCTGCAAATTTAGCACTTTCTGTAACCGCTGTGTACGAACGTATCAAAAAACTTGAAAAAACGGGCTTTATTCAAGGATATGTTGCTTTAGTCTCTAAAGAAAAAGTAGATAAATCTTTTGTAGCATTCTGTCATGTGAAACTTGTACAGCACACCCAAGATAACGTAAAGCAATTTGAACGTGAAGTGATTGCTATTGATGAGGTTTTGGAATGTTATCACCTAAGTGGTGATTATGATTACTTGCTCAAGGTTCATGTAAAAGACATGGAATCTTATCGAAAATTTATGATTGAAAAACTCACAAATTTAAATCATATTGGGAGTACACACAGTATGTTCATGATCAATGAAGTGAAGCACACAACTGCCCTAAATATTTAG
- the lpdA gene encoding dihydrolipoyl dehydrogenase → MKSFDVAVIGSGPGGYVSAIRCAQLGMKVAIIEKYSTMGGTCLNVGCIPSKALLDSSHHFEDAVKHFDTHGIEIPSEVKVNLEKMMARKQSVVDQTTVGIEFLMKKNKIDVFQGVGAFKDATHITISGTENEEIEAKYTIIATGSKPSTLPFAKIDKERVITSTEALKLKEIPKHLIIIGGGVIGLELGQVYKRLGSEVTVVEYMDRIIPSMDKGLSKELAKVLKKQKFKINTSHKVASVKRVDDRVSVQAENKKGETVTFEGDYCLVSVGRSAYTVGLNSDAAGVQLNERGQVLVNDHLQTTATNIYAIGDVVKGAMLAHKAEEEGVFVAEHIAGEKPHINYNLIPGVVYTWPEVASVGKTEEQLTSEGKAYKSGQFPMRALGRSRASMDLDGFVKVLADEATDEILGVHMIGARCADLIAEAVVAMEFRASAEDISRISHAHPTFTEAIKEAALAATGDRALHV, encoded by the coding sequence ATGAAATCGTTTGATGTTGCTGTAATTGGTTCTGGACCTGGAGGATATGTTTCGGCCATTCGCTGCGCACAGCTTGGTATGAAGGTCGCAATCATTGAAAAATATAGCACCATGGGTGGTACATGCCTCAATGTAGGATGTATACCTAGTAAAGCTTTATTGGATTCGTCTCATCATTTTGAAGACGCTGTGAAGCATTTTGATACACATGGCATAGAAATACCATCAGAGGTTAAGGTCAATTTAGAGAAAATGATGGCGCGAAAGCAATCGGTTGTAGATCAGACTACAGTTGGGATTGAGTTTTTAATGAAGAAAAATAAAATTGACGTTTTTCAGGGTGTTGGTGCGTTCAAAGATGCGACACACATTACTATTAGCGGTACTGAAAATGAAGAAATTGAAGCGAAGTACACCATCATCGCTACAGGAAGCAAGCCTTCAACTTTGCCTTTCGCAAAGATTGATAAAGAACGTGTAATAACGTCAACAGAAGCCTTGAAGTTAAAAGAAATTCCTAAACACCTAATTATTATTGGAGGAGGAGTGATCGGGTTAGAACTTGGTCAAGTATACAAGCGGCTAGGTTCCGAAGTTACAGTGGTGGAGTACATGGATCGTATCATTCCCTCAATGGATAAGGGCTTATCTAAAGAATTGGCTAAAGTCCTCAAAAAGCAAAAGTTTAAAATCAACACCTCTCATAAAGTAGCTTCGGTAAAACGCGTTGACGATCGTGTTAGTGTTCAGGCTGAAAATAAAAAAGGGGAAACAGTAACATTTGAAGGGGATTACTGCTTGGTTTCAGTAGGGCGAAGCGCCTACACTGTTGGTTTAAATTCTGATGCTGCAGGAGTTCAATTAAATGAGCGTGGACAGGTATTAGTGAACGATCATTTGCAGACTACAGCGACTAATATTTATGCCATTGGAGATGTTGTAAAAGGTGCTATGTTAGCGCATAAAGCAGAAGAAGAAGGGGTTTTTGTAGCAGAACACATTGCAGGCGAAAAACCGCATATTAATTATAATTTAATACCAGGCGTCGTTTACACCTGGCCTGAGGTTGCTTCTGTGGGTAAAACAGAGGAGCAGTTAACCAGTGAAGGTAAAGCCTATAAAAGTGGGCAATTTCCAATGCGTGCCCTTGGGCGAAGCCGTGCAAGTATGGACCTAGATGGTTTCGTAAAAGTCCTCGCAGACGAAGCAACGGATGAAATTTTAGGCGTACATATGATTGGCGCTCGCTGTGCTGATTTGATTGCAGAAGCTGTTGTGGCTATGGAGTTTCGCGCATCTGCTGAGGATATTTCTAGAATATCTCATGCGCATCCAACCTTTACAGAAGCCATAAAAGAAGCTGCGCTGGCAGCCACCGGTGACCGAGCTTTACATGTTTGA